A single Gadus macrocephalus chromosome 22, ASM3116895v1 DNA region contains:
- the LOC132450783 gene encoding small ribosomal subunit protein eS27 translates to MPLAKDLLHPTPEEEKRRHKKKRLVQSPNSYFMDVKCPGCYKITTVFSHAQTVVLCVGCSTVLCQPTGGKARLTEGCSFRRKQH, encoded by the exons ATGCCA CTCGCAAAAGACTTGCTGCACCCAACTCCCGAGGAGGAAAAGAGGAGGCACAAGAAGAAGCGTCTCGTTCAGAGTCCCAACTCTTACTTCATGGACGTGAAATGTCCAG GATGCTATAAGATCACAACGGTCTTCAGCCATGCACAGaccgttgtgttgtgtgtaggcTGCTCGACAGTCCTATGCCAACCCACTGGAGGCAAAGCACGTCTCACAGAGG GATGCTCATTCAGGAGGAAGCAGCACTAG
- the LOC132450715 gene encoding LOW QUALITY PROTEIN: small conductance calcium-activated potassium channel protein 1-like (The sequence of the model RefSeq protein was modified relative to this genomic sequence to represent the inferred CDS: deleted 2 bases in 1 codon), which translates to METSPSMSTPVVSGDEAEAQRPLLPPRPPPPPGCPPQCGLHPAVHHQAGRGDPGVWTDRPQAMATVPVYNGHLYVSASPSRSSPSPSSTFPLWRRDKGGKGKDGRGDRKGPKKQPPARQNAGHKEKNRAKKPEGPRPHQEKTPAPPSPASSYRGGQGTPHRGSPYRVTCRSHLEARETAVGWGAAGERRHDPTPDVAVEMRDRRTVPEIIITARDDVDEELEESRIYTVEGGDRRGPLPGAEGPGPGPAPAPGPQESKPDMKDDQYWKTHSIGWRLVRRRALFERRQRLNDCALAVGIFGVVVMVMETELSWSVYSKSSIYSIVLKSVISVSTVLLVGLIVAYHCCEVQLYMHDNGAEDWRIAMTMERVTLIALELVAVAVHPYPMGVLAYVQKVPPSSETELEIMLALPMFLRLYLLGRAMMLHSRLFTDTASRSIGALNKIHFNTRFVGKTLMTTYPGTVLMIFSVSLWIVAAWFVHVCERHHNYRDLSSNYMEALWMVSVTFLSIGYGDVVPHTYCGRSICLLTGIMGAGCTVLVVAVVARKLELTRAEKHVHNFMMDSHISKEIKSAAANVLRETWLIYKHTKMSRERDHTRVRMHQRKLLLAIHHLRSVKMEKRKLADQANSLVDLSKMQSLMYDVLSEVQGCRGELDTHVNSLEKHVEELREGFRSLMPLLSNTLSTQNSSIRHLLWERETQAENAATAAATSGGDGAQ; encoded by the exons ATGGAGACGTCCCCATCCATGAGCACGCCGGTGGTGTCCGGCGACGAGGCGGAGGCCCAGCGGCCCCTCCTCCCGcccagacccccgcccccccccggctgTCCCCCCCAGTGCGGACTCCACCCCGCGGTGCACCACCAGGCGGGCCGGGGGGATCCGGGGGTCTGGACGGACCGGCCGCAGGCCATGGCTACGGTGCCCGTGTACAACGGCCACCTCTACgtctccgcctccccctcccgctcctccccctccccctcctcgacCTTTCCCCTCTGGAGGCGGGACAAAGGGGGCAAGGGAAAAGACGGCCGCGGCGACCGGAAGGGCCCGAAGAAGCAGCCGCCCGCGCGGCAGAACGCCGGTCACAAGGAGAAGAACAGAGCCAAGAAGCCGGAGGGTCCCCGGCCGCACCAGGAGAAGACCCCCGCACCCCCATCCCCCGCCTCCTCTTACAGGGGCGGCCAGGGGACCCCCCACCGCGGGTCCCCTTACCGGGTGACCTGCCGCTCCCACCTGGAGGCCAGGGAGACCGCCGTGGGCTGGGGCGCCGCGGGGGAACGCCGCCACGACCCCACACCGGACGTTGCCGTGGAGATGCGCGACCGCCGCACGGTCCCGGAGATCATCATCACCGCCAGAGACGACGTggacgaggagctggaggagtccCGGATCTAcacggtggaggggggggaccgGCGTGGCCCGCTGCCCGGGGCGgagggccccggccccggcccggcCCCCGCCCCGGGGCCCCAGGAGTCCAAACCGGACATGAAGGACGACCAGTACTGGAAGACCCACAGCATCGGCTGGAGGCTGGTGCGGCGCAGGGCTCTGTTCGAGAGGAGGCAGCGGCTCAACGACTGTGCCCTGGCCGTGGGGATCTTCGGggtggtcgtcatggtgatggAGACGGAGCTGTCCTGGAGTGTCTACAGTAAG AGTTCCATCTACTCCATAGTGCTGAAGTCGGTGATCAGTGTGTCCACCGTGCTCCTGGTGGGCCTGATCGTGGCCTATCACTGCTGTGAGGTGCAG CTCTACATGCACGACAACGGCGCAGAGGACTGGCGCATCGCCATGACGATGGAGCGGGTCACGCTGATTGCGCTGGAGCTCGTGGCGGTGGCCGTCCACCCGTACCCCATGGGCGTGCTGGCCTACGTCCAGAAGGTCCCGCCCAGCTCGGAGACGGAGCTGGAGATCATGCTGGCTCTGCCCATGTTCCTCCGACTCTACCTGCTGGGCCGCGCCATGATGCTGCACAGCCGGCTCTTCACAGACACCGCCTCGCGCAGCATCGGCGCTCTGAACAAG ATCCACTTCAACACCCGCTTTGTGGGCAAGACGCTGATGACCACCTACCCGGGCACTGTGCTCATGATCTTCAGCGTGTCCCTGTGGATCGTGGCGGCGTGG tttgtgcatgtttgtgaaAG GCACCACAACTACAGGGACCTCAGCAGCAACTACATGGAGGCCCTGTGGATGGTCTCTGTGACCTTCCTGTCCATTGGCTACGGGGACGTGGTGCCCCACACCTACTGCGGTCGCAGCATCTGTCTGCTCACAGGGATCATG GGGGCTGGCTGCACAGTGTTGGTGGTTGCCGTGGTTGCCAGGAAGCTGGAGCTTACCCGAGCAGAAAAACACGTCCACAATTTTATGATGGATTCCCACATCTCCAAAGAG ATCAAATCTGCAGCGGCAAACGTGTTGAGGGAGACTTGGCTcatctacaaacacacaaagatgtCGAGGGAGAGGGACCACACCAGGGTCCGCATGCACCAGAGGAAGCTGCTGCTGGCCATCCACCa TCTGCGCAGCGTGAAAATGGAGAAGAGAAAGCTGGCCGACCAAGCTAACTCACTTGTGGATCTCAGCAAG ATGCAGAGCCTGATGTACGACGTGCTGTCGGAGGTGCAGGGCTGCCGGGGAGAGCTGGACACGCACGTCAACAGCCTGGAGAAGCacgtggaggagctgagagagGGCTTCCGGAGCCTCATGCCTCTCCTCTCCAACACGCTGTCCACACAAAACTCCTCCATCCGCCACCTGCTGTGGGAGAGGGAGACCCAGGCGGAgaacgccgccaccgccgccgccacaagCGGGGGCGACGGAGCGCAATAG